The genomic DNA GAGCGCGGCATCGAGACCCTGTTCGCACTGGGCCAGGAATCGGCGCACAGCATCGCGGCCTTCAGGGCGTCCGCGGATTCACGCGTTGCCGAAGGCCGGCACTTCGACGACATCGAGACGCTCAAGGACGCGGTGCTCGCACGCTTGCCGGAGACCGCCAGCGTGCTGGTCAAGGGATCGCGATTCATGCGGATGGAGCGCGTGGTCCAGACCATCGCCGCGGCCGGCACGCCACGACAACAACAACAAAACAAGGAGGCCGGCCATGTCGAATGAGCCGCGCTTGGCAACCTCATGCTGATGAGCCTGGCCCAATGGCTGCAGACGGTGTCGCCCGACTTCGGGTTCCTGCGCATCTTCCAGTACCTCACCTTCCGCGCGCTGATGGCGGCGCTGACGGCGCTGCTGGTCGGGCTGATCGCCGGGCCGTACGTGATCCGCCGGCTCACTGCGCTCAAGATCGGCCAGCCGGTGCGCGGCTACGGCATGGAGAGCCATCTGACCAAGAGCGGCACGCCCACGATGGGCGGCGTCCTCGTGCTGTTCGCGATCGCGTTCGCCACGCTGCTGTGGTTCGACATGTCGAACCGCTTCGTGTGGATCGTGCTGTGGGTCACGCTCGGCTTCGGCGCCATCGGCTGGGTCGACGACTGGCGCAAGGTGGTGCGCAAGGATCCGGAGGGCATGCGCTCGCGCGAGAAATACTTCTGGCAGTCGGTGGTCGGCCTGGTGGCCGGCTTCTACCTGCTGTTCAGCATTTCAGAGAGCTCCAACTGGCGCGTGCTCGAGCTGTTTTCCAGCTGGGTGAGCTCGGGCTTCGACCTGAGCTTCCCGCCCAAGATCAACCTGCTGGTGCCTTTCTTCAAGGAAGTGAGTTATCCGCTGGGCGGCATCGGCTTCGTGATCCTCACCTACCTGGTGATCGTCGGCGCGAGCAATGCGGTCAACCTCACCGATGGCCTCGACGGCCTGGCGATCATGCCGGTCGTGATGGTCGGCTCCGCGCTGGGCGTGTTCGCCTACGTCACGGGCAGCGCCGTGTATTCGCGCTACCTGCTGTTCCCGCACATCCCGGGCTCGGGCGAACTGCTGGTGTTCTGCTCGGCGATGGCGGGCGCCGGCCTGGCCTTCCTCTGGTTCAACACCCATCCGGCGCAGGTCTTCATGGGCGACGTGGGCGCGCTCGCGCTCGGCGGCGCGCTCGGCACC from Variovorax sp. PBL-E5 includes the following:
- the mraY gene encoding phospho-N-acetylmuramoyl-pentapeptide-transferase gives rise to the protein MLMSLAQWLQTVSPDFGFLRIFQYLTFRALMAALTALLVGLIAGPYVIRRLTALKIGQPVRGYGMESHLTKSGTPTMGGVLVLFAIAFATLLWFDMSNRFVWIVLWVTLGFGAIGWVDDWRKVVRKDPEGMRSREKYFWQSVVGLVAGFYLLFSISESSNWRVLELFSSWVSSGFDLSFPPKINLLVPFFKEVSYPLGGIGFVILTYLVIVGASNAVNLTDGLDGLAIMPVVMVGSALGVFAYVTGSAVYSRYLLFPHIPGSGELLVFCSAMAGAGLAFLWFNTHPAQVFMGDVGALALGGALGTIAVIVRQEIVFFIMGGIFVVEAISVMAQVTYFKYTKKRFGEGRRVLKMAPLHHHFEKSGWRETQVVVRFWIITMLLCLVGLSTLKLR